A DNA window from Acomys russatus chromosome 7, mAcoRus1.1, whole genome shotgun sequence contains the following coding sequences:
- the LOC127192157 gene encoding olfactory receptor 52M1: MPTFHNVCSVPSSFWLTGIPGLESLHIWLSIPFGSMYLVAVVGNITILAVVRVERSLHQPMYFFLCMLAVIDLVLSTSTMPKLLAIFWFGAGNIGLDACLCQMFLIHCFATVESGIFLAMAFDRYVAICNPLRHSTVLTQAVVGRLGLAAFLRGVLYIGPLPLMIRLRLPLYRSHVISHSYCEHMAVVALTCGNSRVNNVYGLSIGFLVLILDSVAIAASYVMIFRAVMGLATPEARLKTLGTCGSHICAILIFYVPIAVSSLIHRFGHHVPPPIHTLLANFYLLIPPILNPIVYAVRTKQIRDRLLQILKMRTKMR; this comes from the coding sequence ATGCCCACTTTTCATAATGTATGCTCAGTACCCAGCTCTTTCTGGCTCACCGGCATCCCAGGACTAGAGTCCCTGCACATCTGGCTCTCCATCCCTTTTGGTTCCATGTATCTGGTGGCTGTGGTGGGGAACATCACCATCCTAGCTGTGGTAAGGGTAGAGCGCAGCCTGCACCAGCCCATGTACTTCTTTCTGTGCATGCTGGCTGTTATTGACCTGGTTCTGTCTACTTCTACTATGCCCAAACTTCTGGCAattttttggtttggtgctgGCAACATTGGTTTGGATGCCTGCTTATGTCAAATGTTTCTTATCCATTGCTTTGCTACTGTTGAGTCAGGCATCTTTCTTGCCATGGCTTTTGACCGCTATGTAGCCATCTGTAACCCATTGCGTCATAGCACGGTGCtcacccaggcagtggtgggtcGTTTGGGGCTGGCTGCCTTCCTCCGAGGAGTTCTTTACATTGGACCCTTACCACTTATGATCCGCCTAAGGCTGCCTCTTTACAGAAGCCATGTCATCTCCCACTCCTACTGTGAGCACATGGCTGTGGTTGCCTTGACCTGTGGTAACAGCAGAGTCAACAATGTCTATGGGTTGAGCATTGGCTTTCTCGTGTTGATCCTGGATTCAGTGGCCATTGCTGCCTCCTATGTAATGATTTTTAGGGCTGTGATGGGGCTGGCCACTCCTGAGGCCAGGCTTAAGACCCTGGGGACATGTGGCTCTCATATTTGTGCTATCCTGATTTTCTATGTTCCCATTGCTGTTTCTTCCCTCATTCACCGGTTTGGTCACCATGTGCCTCCTCCAATCCACACTCTGCTGGCCAACTTCTATCTTCTCATTCCCCCGATCCTCAATCCCATTGTCTATGCTGTTCGTACTAAGCAGATCCGGGACAGGCTTCTTCAGATCCTAAAGATGAGAACCAAGATGAGATGA